The Cryptococcus gattii WM276 chromosome B, complete sequence genome has a segment encoding these proteins:
- a CDS encoding Cyclophilin A, putative (Similar to TIGR gene model, INSD accession AAW41489.1~Stop codon in first exon) — protein MSLSIYFWNVELIAFNSQVYFDIAINNAPAGRITFKLFDDVVPKTARNFRELCTGQNGFGYAGSGFHRVIPQFMLQGGDFTNHNGTGGKSIYGNKFADENFKLRHDRPFLLSMANAGPNTNGSQFFITTVVTSWLDGKHCVFGEVTSGQELVKKIESYGSDSGKPKAKVTITASGTV, from the exons ATGTC GCTATCGATTTATTTCTGGAATGTTGAACTAATAGCATTCAATAGCCAGGTTTACTTTGACATCGCCATCAACA ATGCCCCTGCCGGCCGAATCACTTTCAAGCTCTTCGACGATGTCGTCCCCAAGACTGCCCGAAACTTCCGAGAGCTCTGTACCGGCCAGAACGGCTTCGGTTACGCCGGCTCTGGTTTCCACCGAGTGATCCCCCAGTTCATGCTCCAGGGTGGTGAC TTCACCAACCACAACGGCACTGGTGGCAAGTCCATCTACGGCAACAAGTTCGCCGACGAGAACTTCAAGCTCCGTCACGACCGAcctttcctcctttccATGGCCAACGCCGGTCCCAACACCAACGGTTCACAGTTCTTCATCACTACCGTCGTTACCTCTTGGCTCGATGGCAAGCACTGTGTCTTCGGTGAGGTCACCTCTGGCCAGGAGCTCGTCAAGAAGATTGAGTCTTACGGCTCCGACTCTGGCA AGCCCAAGGCCAAGGTCACCATTACCGCCTCCGGCACTGTCTAA
- a CDS encoding Hypothetical protein (Similar to TIGR gene model, INSD accession AAW41488.1; CNB01220) produces MRPQPVFDNLPPHSLFRPAVLPADVDLRLDQNSIWMTVDEQTSRAVYWITPTCLCCKHPAFAQHCDRGWPACARCTSRGINCLPGKQWGNLRAKSRRRNTASFIPAPRATTSRSVRLSNAAKLAIEAAESASAAASTEVAKSSMPKSSSRPQATSTLDTGMANGKKENCTKSYESATLPLAVPSEIPTPVVPSSTVTALPPAVVPLPNPNKRSHTTFASPSSKNEVPVKRSRQKVSVPKPVAVPSPDDELYFARLKANKLKPALLSSTYGACPVWAKTRRGLQAALEYFRELRRTSGASVDISGGGLARGVLLEGSVEAQGVFWGEGERIGTIITSIGYPRRQNPITPQEDEVASPPPEPSSSTLSATASTSFAESSKPGKRESESAHEELPEVKALLKAQRARTPVALAVAQDIDSVPFRVTEPFMVLGWFWVVESWLEPVLTSLELFKPTQKAPNGPPEKVVWKFRFEYCNGSQPPPWWSTPIQRSVQQEETSISTTETLESQLPVGSSWDFIGPSNTNMADTIRSPVMVDEPNGHVEIYRSEEDKKYTHQCENCRKISHKVYADGDICLNESCSWFFGDASDASNRIGPIRNEPGPLQDIPHILPEQLNLVLVPPEPSIHMLKAGRENAGREYWTGFVCSECKLAQERDAWSGWRCKLCDHFVIKSGFHSHISLRPFRPICTGPRQEDGFAIWPKPARRSWSLYEDNAKVIRHQVDASLGRGTEVHHVLGSERQADLTGKLFMELQKLGSVASVAGDVNLPKRYPALPDEEVRRPAESFLSPFYTFLAGNDAPPLPGFPTGPIVRWKACPKTFVDVMHIINFQAGRMFPGRPQFSNLTMAAYPPQLLTSQHPPITVPPNSYIAIMFLGSDCIVRFRPANTRAKPGEITVQHGDLIGVQAGSEPTDVSLKTGSFGIICIARHGGIHAEPQNQTQVKSESPLESGPVPAQIIEKPALLPEAPLTNWYIGGLPLDPSQPTIVLPPFRAERPKPVWSPNEDATNEGDQKNSQENNEEQAANRNIIILTSPAPTPRLREPRGLSPLAGYGESTASLRRSLAVPSPPPVAAKRGGKATKGRASTGSNVPDDRRSSTPMRGGKRASIGKLKAKAEPEVSDIEVEDEVSNSEEPKEEDGEGGGKRRKNVGGRRSLGTPTTTRGRGGGRGRGGRKSAAV; encoded by the exons ATGCGTCCTCAACCCGTCTTTGATAATCTACCACCTCACTCTCTTTTCCGCCCAGCGGTCTTACCGGCTGATGTTGACCTTCGTCTTGACCAGAACAGTATTTGGATGACTGTCGACGAGCAGACCT CTCGCGCCGTCTATTGGATCACACCAACCTGCCTTTGTTGCAAACATCCAGCATTTGCTCAGCATTGCGACCGTGGCTGGCCTGCATGCGCGCGATGTACTTCCCGTGGCATCAACTGTCTCCCAGGAAAGCAATGGGGTAACCTGCGTGCAAAGTCTCGTCGTAGAAATACAGCCTCTTTCATACCAGCGCCCAGGGCCACGACATCACGGAGTGTCAGGCTCAGTAATGCTGCTAAACTAGCTATTGAGGCTGCGGAATCTgcttctgctgctgcttcAACTGAAGTCGCGAAGTCATCTATGCCAAAGTCAAGTTCCAGACCGCAGGCAACTTCTACTTTGGACACTGGAATGGCGAATGGTAAAAAAGAAAATTGTACAAAGTCATACGAATCTGCAACTCTCCCTTTAGCAGTGCCCTCAGAAATTCCAACCCCTGTTGTACCAAGTTCTACCGTCACTGCTTTACCTCCTGCCGTAGTCCCCCTACCCAATCCCAACAAGCGATCTCATACAACTTTTGCCAGTCCGTCGTCCAAAAACGAAGTCCCTGTCAAACGGTCTCGCCAAAAGGTCTCAGTACCAAAGCCTGTCGCTGTCCCTTCACCCGACGACGAGTTGTATTTCGCGCGCCTCAAAGCCAACAAGCTCAAACCCGCGTTATTGAGCAGTACTTATGGAGCATGTCCTGTCTGGGCCAAGACGCGAAGAGGTCTCCAAGCGGCGTTGGAATACTTTAGAGAGCTAAGAAGAACTTCGGGAGCAAGTGTGGATATTAGTGGGGGCGGTCTGGCAAGAGGTGTCTTGCTGGAAGGCTCAGTTGAGGCACAGGGCGTCTTCTGGGGAGAAGGTGAACGGATAGGGACTATCATAACCTCTAT CGGTTATCCTCGTAGGCAAAATCCCATAACGCCCCAGGAGGACGAGGTAGCATCCCCGCCTCCCGAGCCTTCTTCGTCTACGCTTTCAGCCACAGCAAGCACCAGCTTTGCAGAATCATCAAAGCCGGGGAAGAGGGAATCTGAATCTGCCCACGAAGAGTTACCAGAAGTCAAAGCATTGTTAAAGGCACAGAGAGCGAGGACACCGGTTGCTCTCGCTGTCGCCCAAGACATTGATTCGGTTCCTTTCAGAGTAACAGAGCCGTTTATGGTGCTCGGGTGGTTCTGGGTTGTCGAGTCATGG CTCGAACCGGTGCTTACTTCACTGGAACTTTTCAAGCCTACTCAAAAAGCTCCCAATGGCCCACCAGAAAAAGTCGTATGGAAGTTTAGGTTCGAGTATTGCAATGGATCTCAACCACCGCCATGGTGGTCCACCCCCATTCAGCGGTCTGTGCAACAAGAGGAAACATCCATCTCTACTACCGAAACATTAGAGTCTCAGCTGCCTGTTGGTTCGTCATGGGATTTTATCGGGCCTAGCAATACCAATATGGCGGATACGATAAGATCGCCAGTGATGGTGGATGAACCGAACGGTCATGTAGAAATATACAgaagtgaagaagataaaaAGTATACTCACCAATGTGAAAATTGCCGGAAAATTTCACATAAGGTATATGCAGATGGGGATATCTGCTTGAACGAGAGCTGCTCTTGGTTTTTTGGTGATGCTTCTGATGCCAGTA ACCGGATAGGGCCGATTCGAAACGAACCGGGACCACTTCAAGACATACCACATATTCTCCCCGAACAGCTCAATCTCGTTTTAGTTCCTCCCGAACCAAGCATTCATATGTTAAAGGCCGGACGAGAAAATGCCGGACGAGAGTACTGGACAGGGTTCGTGTGTAGCGAATGTAAACTGGCTCAGGAGAGAGATGCTTGGTCTGGCTGGAGATGCAAGTTGTGCGAC CACTTTGTCATCAAATCCGGGTTTCATTCGCACATCTCCCTCCGACCTTTCCGACCCATATGCACTGGACCAAGACAAGAAGATGGTTTCGCCATATGGCCCAAGCCGGCACGCAGATCGTGGTCTCTTTACGAAGACAACGCCAAGGTCATTCGTCATCAAGTCGATGCTAGCCTGGGTCGGGGGACAGAGGTTCATCATGTATTAGGCAGTGAACGGCAGGCGGATTTGACTGGCAAATTGTTTATGGAGCTGCAAAAACTGGGAAGTGTGGCTTCGGTAGCTGGTGATGTTAACCTTCCAAAGAGGTACCCTGCTCTTCCTGACGAAGAGGTGAGGCGAC CGGCAGAGTCTTTCTTATCGCCATTCTACACCTTTCTCGCAGGCAATGACGctccacctcttcctgGTTTTCCGACTGGACCTATAGTACGGTGGAAGGCTTGTCCTAAGACGTTTGTGGATGTGATGCACATTATCAACTTTCAAGCAGGCAGAATGTTCCCTGGTCGACCCCA GTTCAGCAATCTGACCATGGCGGCATATCCCCCTCAGCTCCTTACATCTCAACATCCT CCAATTACCGTTCCCCCGAACTCTTATATTGCCATCATGTTTTTGGGATCGGATTGCATCGTACGGTTTCGACCGGCCAACACTCGTGCAAAGCCTGGAGAGATTACAGTCCAGCACGGTGATCTGATAGGCGTTCAGGCAGGTAGCGAGCCGACAGATGTTAGTTTAAAAACAGGCTCTTTTGGAATTA TCTGCATCGCTCGTCATGGTGGTATCCATGCCGAACCCCAGAACCAAACGCAAGTCAAATCCGAAAGTCCGCTTGAATCTGGCCCTGTTCCCGCACAAATAATAGAAAAACCCGCTCTTCTTCCGGAAGCTCCTCTGACTAACTGGTACATCGGAGGTTTACCTCTCGACCCTTCACAGCCTACTATTGTCTTGCCCCCTTTTAGAGCTGAGCGACCGAAACCTGTTTGGTCTCCCAATGAGGACGCGACGAATGAAGGAGATCAAAAAAATAGTCAGGAAAATAACGAAGAGCAAGCAGCGAATCGGAACATTATCATTCTCACCAGTCCTGCGCCTACCCCTCGTCTGCGAGAACCTCGAGGCCTGTCACCGCTTGCTGGGTATGGTGAAAGTACGGCTTCTCTTCGTCGATCACTCGCTGTCCCGTCTCCACCACCAGTGGCTGCCAAAAGGGGTGGAAAGGCGACCAAGGGACGGGCTAGTACAGGATCTAATGTACCTGATGACCGTCGATCATCAACGCCGATGAGAGGAGGGAAGCGAGCATCTATTGGTAAGCTAAAAGCAAAGGCAGAGCCGGAAGTGAGTGATATAGAGGTTGAGGACGAGGTGTCCAACAGTGAAGAAccaaaagaagaagatggtgaaggaggagggaaaagaaggaagaatgTCGGCGGCCGAAGGAGCTTGGGCACGCCAACTACCACGAGAGGCAGAGGTGgtggaaggggaagaggtggaaggAAGAGTGCGGCAGTTTAG
- a CDS encoding Nucleoside transporter, putative (Similar to TIGR gene model, INSD accession AAW41487.1) has product MLAAIRSTLFGSSSTRPDPAEYQPVIPSNAVNADPADPATLDHIDRQLGHGAARDVIEYENVKVYFCFWVLGAGVLMSWNALICTFPLLISYLSPDSNLRGNLSSILSTVYCFGNLFFLGMAQRHVGKVSPTKRLHSSLVVLLMTALLTTYPALPALFPILSSSLLLTALIFISLVLSLSTAYLQSSVFALSSLWGSEQTLGVMSGQGGIAVLVSGVQFVLAFVSAIAKSDNGQGDEGKEASKLAGVGLWAACSLGVVGCFMASRCLKRHPKYLDVVAPKFATSELNGVEGNKRESGTTRKLFKKNWELNLAVAWVFVVTLSVFPPITTRILSTHQPTPRLLQPDVFMPLHFVIFNIGDYIGRTYLASYSALNLTSPRRILFLSLGRTLFIPVFFACNVTPREVGNTPFINSDILYFLIILLFSMTNGYLGSLCMVVSSSPDLNPRIKADERDVAATLASFCLVAGLAAGSLASFAVGAAVNRAL; this is encoded by the exons ATGCTCGCAGCCATCCGCAGCACTCTATTCGGCTCCTCGTCCACTCGCCCAGATCCAGCCGAGTACCAGCCGGTCATCCCTTCCAATGCAGTAAATGCAGACCCTGCAGATCCAGCCACTCTCGACCATATCGACCGCCAGCTCGGCCACGGCGCTGCCAGAGACGTCATAGAGTATGAGAACGTCAAAGTCTACTTTTGCTTCTGGGTCCTTGGTGCTGGTGTCCTCATGAGCTGGAATG CCCTCATATGTACGTTCCCTCTACTGATATCGTACCTCTCTCCAGACTCGAACCTACGTGGAAATCTTTCGAGTATATTATCCACGGTATATTGCTTTGGAAACCTTTTCTTTCTTGGTATGGCTCAGCGCCATGTCGGCAAG GTATCACCAACAAAGCGACTCCACTCTTCTCTCGTAGTCCTCCTTATGACGGCCCTGCTCACCACCTACCCCGCTTTGCCAGCTCTCTTCCCAATATTATCCTCTTCGCTCCTCCTCACGGCCCTCATCTTTATATCTCTTGTCCTCTCCTTATCTACAGCCTATCTCCAATCATCCGTCTTTGccctttcttccctttGGGGCTCGGAACAGACTCTCGGTGTCATGTCGGGACAAGGCGGTATCGCCGTCCTCGTATCTGGCGTTCAGTTTGTTTTGGCTTTTGTTTCAGCGATAGCTAAGAGTGATAATGGACAAGGCGAtgaaggaaaagaagcGAGTAAACTCGCGGGTGTAGGTCTGTGGGCAGCGTGCTCCCTAGGTGTGGTTGGATGTTTCATGGCGAGCAGGTGCCTCAAGAGACATCCGAAATATCTTGACGTGGTAGCCCCTAAATTTGCAACTAGTGAGCTTAATGGTGTGGAAGGCAATAAACGTGAGAGCGGAACGACGAGAAAGTTGTTCAAGAAGAATTGGGAACTCAACTTAGCTGTTGCTTGGGTCTTCGTCGTTACTCTA TCTGTCTTCCCGCCAATCACAACTAGGATCCTTTCGACGCATCAGCCTACACCCAGGTTGTTGCAGCCAGATGTCTTCATGCCCCTTCATTTTGTCATTTTCAACA TCGGTGACTATATCGGTCGAACATATCTCGCCTCATACTCTGCACTCAACCTTACTTCCCCTCGACGtatcctcttcctctctctcgGACGTACCTTGTTCATTCCCGTCTTCTTTGCTTGCAACGTTACCCCTCGAGAGGTTGGTAACACTCCATTCATCAATTCTGACATTTTGTACTTTTTGATCATCCTTTTGTTCTCCATGACCAACGG GTATCTTGGATCACTCTGTATGGTCGTATCATCATCGCCAGACCTCAACCCTCGTATCAAGGCGGACGAGAGAGATGTCGCTGCGACACTCGCTTCGTTTTGCCTTGTAGCAGGTCTCGCAGCTGGTAGTTTGGCCAGTTTTGCAGTAGGCGCGGCTGTGAATAGAGCGTTGTAG
- a CDS encoding Zeta-crystallin-like protein/Quinone oxidoreductase, putative; Zta1p (Similar to TIGR gene model, INSD accession AAW41486.1) codes for MSILTRLSSRTPYLARQLSNMSSFHIPKTMKAIQVDAAGGPEVNVLREIPVPTPKPDEVLIKVQYTGLNYIDTYFRSGLYPKEFPYTVGQDAVGTLVQGPSSSDIRFDIPLGTTVFTPAGSSFAEYLVAPASRVGVIPEGVDHKDGVSWSTVGLTALALAKESYPVKKGDWVLIRAAAGGVGLVLTQIVKYLGGHVIGTVSSQDKAELVKSYGADLVLLSTAPSEDNVKKILEVTNGGVHGVYDGVGKDTWEEDFQVVRRKGTIVTFGNASGAVPPFAPLKLTPKALKVTRPTVWSIVTTPEEFKEYTTELADIVKKAGLKFEVHKVYELTAEDVIQAQKDITSRGTKGKLLVHVADK; via the exons ATGTCTATTCTCACAAGACTCTCATCCCGTACTCCATATCTCGCAAGACAATTATCCAACATGTCCTCTTTCCATATCCCAAAGACCATGAAGGCCATCCAG GTCGATGCTGCCGGTGGGCCCGAAGTCAACGTCCTCAGAGAGATCCCTGTCCCAACTCCCAAGCCCGACGAGGTTTTGATTAAAGTTCAGTACAC TGGCCTCAACTACATTGATACAT ACTTCCGAAGTGGTCTCTATCCCAAGGAGTTCCCCTACACTGTCGGCCAGGATGCTGTCGGTACCCTCGTCCAGGgtccctcttcttccgacATCAGGTTTGACATCCCCCTCGGCACTACTGTCTTTACCCCCGCCGGCAGCTCTTTCGCCGAGTACCTCGTTGCTCCCGCTTCGCGTGTCGGTGTTATTCCCGAGGGTGTTGACCATAAAGACGGTGTCTCTTGGTCTACTGTCGGTCTTACCGCCCTTGCACTCGCCAAGGAGAGTTACCCTGTCAAGAAGGGTGATTGGGTCCTTATTCGGGCTGCTGCCGGTGGTGTCGGCCTTGTGCTTACTCAGATTGTAAAATATCTCGGTGGTCATGTAATCGGTACAGTCTCTTCCCAGGACAAGGCCGAGCTCGTCAAGAGCTATGGTGCTGATTTGGTTCTCTTGAGCACCGCTCCTTCAGAGGACAATGTCAAGAAGATCCTGGAAGTTACAAACGGTGGTGTCCACGGTGTTTACGATGGTGTCGGAAAGGACACCTGGGAAGAGGATTTCCAGGTCGTCAGACGAAAGGGTACCATTGTTACTTTTGGTAACGCTTCT GGTGCCGTTCCTCCTTTTGCTCCACTTAAACTCACTCCCAAAGCCCTCAAGGTCACCCGACCTACCGTCTGGTCCATCGTTACTACCCCTGAAGAGTTCAAGGAGTACACCACAGAGTTGGCCGATATCGTCAAGAAGGCTGGTCTCAAG TTTGAGGTTCACAAGGTGTACGAGCTCACGGCTGAAGATGTTATCCAGGCCCAAAAGGACATTACTTCCAGGGGAACAAAGGGCAAGCTCTTGGTCCACGTTGCCGACAAGTAA
- a CDS encoding Hypothetical Protein (Similar to TIGR gene model, INSD accession AAW41485.1) encodes MTTYLSPRVFSNKENSAVPGVALSDVDAISLSLRTSLSGVTLAPKKKSAALGLGRAPKFTYRRHSNKPYNRCTSITRAKKAAVEAKGARPKVIARQSKTKPPPLKLAQGPDGERARLERLRKAVWNPPVPIPGQVKIPLKLPYPRFPPFEHIDNEDLKGIPVQYIFDRLVPFLPAIATINLAYRIYASISHPNPKLLNKATLAFAIPEVVDGSKSHWAEKARGREPDLALAVVGKTREGSKGNMVVAVNSLVFAAQCAYWPRLMTTSMPISAPKRPTPSESTISASLPDIVESEEGDSDTSISSSYSDGDSEVEFVDLPRLPRPVKDDKGFLHLPLVRLPIPSPSTFPIIHRHLHHPFRALIPDLLGLPEHCTTRSQILDAISGLSVQQLMDKLTTLHGVWQNLCSLGFGRLESWAQLGEAWVCVVGVIAGHGLLVAGQEEAEMQRTGRTTAAEDVAWEWVRRQKAKEQQ; translated from the exons ATGACTACATATCTCTCTCCTCGAGTGTTCTCCAATAAAGAGAACTCTGCAGTACCAGGCGTCGCTCTCAGCGACGTTGACGCcatctctctttccttGCGTACCTCACTTTCCGGAGTTACTCTTGCGCCCAAAAAGAAGTCTGCTGCCCTTGGACTTGGCCGCGCTCCCAAATTCACCTATCGTCGTCATTCTAACAAGCCTTACAACCGATGTACCTCCATCACCCGAGCCAAGAAGGCCGCTGTTGAAGCCAAGGGTGCCAGGCCCAAAGTTATCGCCCGGCAGAGTAAAACCAAGCCTCCGCCTTTAAAGTTGGCTCAAGGACCAGATGGGGAAAGGGCGAGGTTGGAGAGGTTAAGAAAAGCCGTCTGGAACCCTCCTGTCCCGATCCCTGGTCAAGTAAAGATTCCTCTCAAGTTGCCTTATCCTAGATTCCCTCCTTTTGAGCACATTGATAATGAGGATCTGAAGGGAATC CCCGTGCAGTACATCTTTGACCGCCTAgttcctttccttcccgCCATTGCTACCATTAACCTTGCCTACCGAATTTATGCTTCCATTTCTCATCCTAACCCCAAACTCTTGAATAAGGCCACCCTTGCTTTTGCCATTCCAGAAGTTGTCGACGGCAGCAAATCTCACTGGGCTGAGAAAGCACGAGGACGGGAGCCCGATTTGGCACTTGCTGTCGTTGGCAAAACTAGAGAAGGGTCGAAGGGTAACATGGTGGTTGCAGTCAATAGTCTTGTTTTTGCCGCTCAATGCGCATACTGGCCTCGACTTATGACCACTTCAATGCCTATCTCTGCCCCCAAACGTCCTACACCTTCAGAATCAACGATCTCTGCTTCTCTCCCTGATATCGTTGAGTCTGAAGAGGGTGATTCCGATACTTCTATTTCATCGTCCTACTCTGATGGCGATTCAGAGGTCGAGTTCGTTGACCTCCCCAGGCTGCCAAGACCGGTCAAGGACGATAAAGGTTTCCTgcatcttcctcttgttCGACTTCCTATTCCATCTCCCTCAACGTTCCCTATCATCCACCGACATCTCCATCACCCTTTCCGGGCGCTTATTCCCGATCTCCTCGGCCTGCCTGAGCACTGCACCACTCGATCGCAAATCCTCGATGCCATCTCTGGTCTCTCCGTTCAACAATTGATGGACAAGCTCACGACCCTGCACGGCGTTTGGCAGAATCTTTGCAGCCTAGGGTTTGGTCGACTGGAGTCTTGGGCGCAGCTGGGAGAGGCTTGGGTATGTGTCGTTGGTGTAATCGCCGGTCACGGTCTGCTGGTTGCAGGACAAGAGGAGGCCGAGATGCAGCGTACTGGGCGAACGACGGCAGCGGAGGATGTTGCATGGGAGTGGGTAAGGCGACAGAAGGCGAAGGAGCAACAGTAG